The following is a genomic window from Marinobacter sp. NP-4(2019).
AAATACCAATGAACGTGAGGTTTTCATGTTTTAATGCTCCTTGCTGGTTTTCACCGTTGTTTTAACGAAATTGCACTACACCAACGAATTAATCCACCATCTGGATCCGGATTTACCCGATATTTACAGTGATTTAATTGCCCGGTAAGACCCGCCTCGCAGGCCCCTGTTACCTTGCGAAAGCGCCGGACCGCATGTATTCTGACGCCGTCTCTCTGTTCGGCTGGCTTGAGCTTCCTTTGCGAAACCTTAACCCCGTAATCTTTATTGTCAGCGTCATGTTCGTACTCTTGAGTATTTTCATGACGTTACCGGTAATACTTCTATCAGGTTCTGAAGCGCCCAATGCGATGGCGTTTGCGGAATCTGCCGCTATTGTTTTTGCGCTCGGGCTCTTGGGAATTGTGACCACCTATCGTCAGCCCCGCGACCTGAAACCCCGATTCATGTTCGTCCTGACGGTTTCAAGCTGGTTCATCATTGCCCTGTTATCCTCCCTGCCGTTTTACCTGAGCGATAACGGCATCTCCATGACGGACGCCCTGTTTGAGGGCACTTCCGGTATTACCACAACCGGCGCGACCGTATTAACCGGACTGGATACCATGGACCAGGATCTGTTGCTTTGGCGCTCCATTTTACAATGGATCGGCGGCATCGGAATCATCGGTATGTTCGTAGCCGTGTTGCCGTTCCTCCGGGTGGGCGGTATGCGCCTGTTTGCCACTGAATCCTCGGAATGGACCGACAAGGCGCTACCCCGCATGAAAACCCTCAGTCGGGGTCTGCTGCTTGTTTATGTGGTCTTTTCAGTGACTGCGGTGATGACATATTGGCTGTCAGGCATGTCGCTGTTTGATGCCTTTAATCATGGGCTGACCAGCATAGCCACTGGCGGCTTCTCGACGTCCGATTCCTCCATGGGCAAGTTTGATTCGGACCTGATACTGCTTCAGGGAACCCTGTTCATGATGATTGGGAGCATGCCCTTTTTCCTGTTTGTGCGGGAGATGCATGGCCAGCATGGGGTTCTATGGCGAGACCAGCAGGTTCGTCTGTTTATAACCATTCTTTTGGTTATACCAGCACTGTTGACTCTTCATCGGTGGTACGTGTCGGTCGAGGATTTTGATCCCATCCATGGCTATGTGGCCACACTGTTCAACGTAACGTCGGTTGTCACCACGACCGGCTATGCTTCTGAGGATTACTCCGCCTGGGGGCCCCTCGCATTTGTCCTGTTCTTCTTTCTTATGTTCGTGGGCGGCTGCTCCGGATCGACCGCCGGCGGCATGAAGATTTTCCGTTTCCAGCTCTCGCTCATCGTGCTGAGGGAGCAGTTGATGCGGTTGCTGCATCCGCGGGCGGTGCTGACACGCAACTATAACGGCCGGGCGGTAAGCGACGAAATCATTTCTTCCATGATTGCCTACAGCTTCATTTTCCTGCTCAGCCTGCTGATCCTGACAGTGGCATTGGCTGCTCTGCAACTGGATTTCATCACCAGTATTTCCGGTGCCCTGACGGCCCTGACCAATGTCGGCCCGGGGCTCGGGGCCATTATCGGTCCGGCAGGGACGTTTGCGTCACTGCCGGATGCTGCAAAATGGATACTGTCGGTAGGTATGCTGATGGGACGCCTTGAAATCCTGAGCGTGGTTATTGTGCTGTCGCCTGCCTTCTGGAGAAGCTGACCCTCCTCTACTGTCGATGCGATACCTTGACGTCTCGTCGATGCATCTGATCAGTGAGGGGAATTCGGTCTGATGGGAGGGAAATAACTGACTGTATGGTAGTGGTTCCGCAGCCAGGAAAGGAGTGCGGATATCGTGTGGTCGTCGTTCTCAGACTCATCAAATCCCACGCCCAATCCGTGTTCTGATTTCCGAACAACCTGCCCTTTTAAACGCTGGAATGAGTTCTCGTATCTATCGGGAAAACGAAACTCAACTTCCAGCGTCTGATTTAATTGGACGTCGGTGTAGTCGGTCGCTATGAACAGACCTCGCTCACTGGCATCCCGGATCTGTCCTGTCGCCACTGGCATGCTGCGCTTGTACAGCAAAAGCCCCAATTTCCCGGTTACACGCTTGCTCAAACGGTATTCCATGGAGCCTCCTTTGTCGGATTGCCGAAACCTTAGGTTGGACAGATAGTCATGGAATCATATCCCGGATTTGTCAAATATTATTTTGATACTGGTCAGAAATTAATCGTCTTGCTGAGGAATCGGCCGATGTCCTGAATTTCTTCCAGGCAGACGCTATGCTCCATCGGATACGTCTCGTAGCGCGGGCTGTAGCCCATGGCGCAGAGTTTTTCCGTGCTCTTACGCCCAAGGGATTCCGGTACGATGGGATCGAAGGTTCCATGATAGGCGTTGATCGGAATGTTCCGGTTGGCGTCGGAGAGTTTGATAGTTTCGGCGGTAGCGAAATACGTTGAGAGCGCGAGCAGCCCGGCCAGCGGTTTGGGGTACGTCAGCCCCAGTTCGTAGGCAACTGCCCCACCCTGTGAGAAACCGGCGATTATTATGTTTTTACTGGGAATACCGCGCTCAATTTCCCGATCCACCATCCGTGCAACGGCACTGGCAGATTCCATAAGCTGCGCGGTATCAACAACACGATCAACATCCATGGCCTTGATGTCGTACCAGGCCGGCATGCTCATGCCTCCATTGACAGTGACAGGCATGACCGGAGCATGGGGAAACAGAAAGCGTACGGCCGCATTGGCGGGTAAGCCCAGCTCGGGGACCACCGGCTCGAAGTCGTGA
Proteins encoded in this region:
- a CDS encoding TrkH family potassium uptake protein, with protein sequence MFVLLSIFMTLPVILLSGSEAPNAMAFAESAAIVFALGLLGIVTTYRQPRDLKPRFMFVLTVSSWFIIALLSSLPFYLSDNGISMTDALFEGTSGITTTGATVLTGLDTMDQDLLLWRSILQWIGGIGIIGMFVAVLPFLRVGGMRLFATESSEWTDKALPRMKTLSRGLLLVYVVFSVTAVMTYWLSGMSLFDAFNHGLTSIATGGFSTSDSSMGKFDSDLILLQGTLFMMIGSMPFFLFVREMHGQHGVLWRDQQVRLFITILLVIPALLTLHRWYVSVEDFDPIHGYVATLFNVTSVVTTTGYASEDYSAWGPLAFVLFFFLMFVGGCSGSTAGGMKIFRFQLSLIVLREQLMRLLHPRAVLTRNYNGRAVSDEIISSMIAYSFIFLLSLLILTVALAALQLDFITSISGALTALTNVGPGLGAIIGPAGTFASLPDAAKWILSVGMLMGRLEILSVVIVLSPAFWRS
- a CDS encoding alpha/beta hydrolase; this encodes MQELEYIELETNPNPTAAVIWLHGLGASGHDFEPVVPELGLPANAAVRFLFPHAPVMPVTVNGGMSMPAWYDIKAMDVDRVVDTAQLMESASAVARMVDREIERGIPSKNIIIAGFSQGGAVAYELGLTYPKPLAGLLALSTYFATAETIKLSDANRNIPINAYHGTFDPIVPESLGRKSTEKLCAMGYSPRYETYPMEHSVCLEEIQDIGRFLSKTINF
- a CDS encoding PilZ domain-containing protein; protein product: MEYRLSKRVTGKLGLLLYKRSMPVATGQIRDASERGLFIATDYTDVQLNQTLEVEFRFPDRYENSFQRLKGQVVRKSEHGLGVGFDESENDDHTISALLSWLRNHYHTVSYFPPIRPNSPH